From one Mya arenaria isolate MELC-2E11 chromosome 4, ASM2691426v1 genomic stretch:
- the LOC128230163 gene encoding vitamin K epoxide reductase complex subunit 1-like protein 1, producing the protein MRAGSKVLRITNIIVPMICVAGMFLSVYAYHVETNVHSDPTFKALCDFSEHMSCSKVFSSKYGTGLGIVGRLLGKDSFINQPNSVYGMIFYTLQSLLAFKSSYKLALVQFMNSILAMGSCVYLAYILLFILEDFCVVCVSTYVVNIVITICSYLKLRALSEMEATKKQKNASKKAS; encoded by the exons ATGAGGGCTGGTAGCAAAGTTTTGCGAATTACAAACATCATTGTGCCCATGATTTGTGTAGCTGGCATGTTTTTGTCAGTTTATGCATACCATGTAGAGACAAATGTTCACAGTGATCCAACTTTCAAGGCATTGTGTGATTTTTCAGAGCATATGAGTTGTTCAAAGGTCTTTTCATCAAA GTATGGAACTGGCCTTGGCATTGTTGGCAGATTATTGGGAAAAGATAGCTTTATTAATCAACCTAACAGTGTTTACGGAATGATTTTCTACACATTGCAGTCATTGCTTG CTTTCAAGTCAAGCTACAAGTTGGCATTGGTCCAGTTCATGAATTCCATTCTTGCCATGGGTAGTTGTGTTTACCTTGCTTACATTCTATTATTCATCCTGGAGGActtctgtgttgtttgtgtttcCACCTATGTGGTGAACATTGTCATCACTATTTGCTCGTACTTGAAACTGCGAGCACTTTCGGAAATGGAGGCAACCAAGAAACA